In Saccharothrix syringae, the following are encoded in one genomic region:
- the ispG gene encoding flavodoxin-dependent (E)-4-hydroxy-3-methylbut-2-enyl-diphosphate synthase: MPVVPAAVLAKRRRTRQLTVGSVGVGSEFPVSVQSMTTTVTADVNATLQQIAELTAAGCDIVRVACPSQDDADALSAIARKSQIPVIADIHFQPKYVFAAIEAGCAAVRVNPGNIKRFDDKVREIARAARDHGTPIRIGVNAGSLDPRLLAKYGKATPEALAESALWEASLFAEHDFHDLKISVKHNDPVVMIRAYELLAEQCDYPLHLGVTEAGPAFQGTIKSAVAFGALLRQGIGDTIRVSLSAPPVEEVKVGHQILQSLNLRPRKLEIVSCPSCGRAQVDVYTLAEQVTAGLEGLEVPLRVAVMGCVVNGPGEAREADLGVASGNGKGQIFVKGQVVKTVPEHQIVETLIEEAMRIAEEMDQDTHRQDDPNPPGHESTQVNP, translated from the coding sequence GTCAGTTGACGGTGGGGTCGGTGGGGGTCGGGTCGGAGTTCCCGGTGTCGGTGCAGTCGATGACCACGACGGTCACGGCGGACGTGAACGCGACGTTGCAGCAGATCGCGGAGTTGACCGCGGCGGGCTGCGACATCGTGCGGGTGGCGTGCCCGTCGCAGGACGACGCGGACGCCCTGTCGGCGATCGCGCGCAAGTCGCAGATCCCGGTGATCGCGGACATCCACTTCCAGCCCAAGTACGTCTTCGCCGCGATCGAGGCCGGCTGCGCGGCGGTGCGGGTCAACCCGGGCAACATCAAGCGCTTCGACGACAAGGTCCGCGAGATCGCCCGGGCGGCCCGCGACCACGGCACGCCGATCCGGATCGGGGTCAACGCCGGGTCGCTGGACCCGCGGTTGCTGGCCAAGTACGGCAAGGCCACGCCGGAGGCGTTGGCGGAGTCGGCGTTGTGGGAGGCGTCGCTGTTCGCCGAGCACGACTTCCACGACCTGAAGATCAGCGTGAAGCACAACGACCCGGTGGTGATGATCCGGGCCTACGAGCTGCTGGCCGAGCAGTGCGACTACCCGCTGCACCTGGGCGTGACCGAGGCGGGTCCGGCGTTCCAGGGCACGATCAAGTCGGCGGTGGCGTTCGGCGCGCTGCTGCGGCAGGGCATCGGCGACACGATCCGGGTCTCGCTGTCCGCGCCGCCCGTCGAAGAGGTCAAGGTCGGGCACCAGATCCTGCAGTCGCTCAACCTGCGCCCGCGCAAGCTGGAGATCGTCTCCTGCCCGTCGTGCGGACGCGCCCAGGTGGACGTCTACACGCTGGCCGAGCAGGTCACCGCGGGCCTGGAGGGCCTGGAGGTGCCGCTGCGGGTGGCGGTGATGGGCTGCGTCGTGAACGGGCCGGGCGAGGCGCGGGAGGCCGACCTCGGGGTGGCCTCGGGCAACGGCAAGGGCCAGATCTTCGTCAAGGGCCAGGTCGTCAAGACCGTGCCGGAGCACCAGATCGTGGAGACCCTGATCGAGGAGGCCATGCGCATCGCCGAGGAGATGGATCAGGACACACACCGACAGGACGACCCGAATCCGCCTGGGCATGAGTCGACACAGGTGAACCCGTGA